Proteins found in one Oryza glaberrima chromosome 4, OglaRS2, whole genome shotgun sequence genomic segment:
- the LOC127770992 gene encoding LRR receptor kinase SERK2 has protein sequence MAEARLLRRRRLCLAVAVVWVVAVAVSRVGANTEGDALYSLRQSLKDANNVLQSWDPTLVNPCTWFHVTCNPDNSVIRVDLGNAQLSGALVPQLGQLKNLQYLELYSNNISGTIPNELGNLTNLVSLDLYLNNFTGFIPETLGQLYKLRFLRLNNNSLSGSIPKSLTNITTLQVLDLSNNNLSGEVPSTGSFSLFTPISFANNKDLCGPGTTKPCPGAPPFSPPPPFNPPTPTVSQGDSKTGAIAGGVAAAAALLFAVPAIGFAWWRRRKPEEHFFDVPAEEDPEVHLGQLKRFSLRELQVATDNFSNKNILGRGGFGKVYKGRLADGSLVAVKRLKEERTPGGELQFQTEVEMISMAVHRNLLRLRGFCMTPTERLLVYPYMANGSVASRLRERQPNDPPLEWQTRTRIALGSARGLSYLHDHCDPKIIHRDVKAANILLDEDFEAVVGDFGLAKLMDYKDTHVTTAVRGTIGHIAPEYLSTGKSSEKTDVFGYGIMLLELITGQRAFDLARLANDDDVMLLDWVKGLLKEKKVEMLVDPDLQSGFVEHEVESLIQVALLCTQGSPMDRPKMSEVVRMLEGDGLAERWEEWQKVEVVRQEAELAPRHNDWIVDSTYNLRAMELSGPR, from the exons atggcggaggcgcggctgctgcggcggcggcggctgtgcttggcggtggcggtcgtgtgggtggtggcggtggccgtgAGCCGGGTCGGCGCCAACACGGAGG GTGATGCCCTATATAGTCTGCGCCAAAGTCTGAAAGATGCTAACAATGTGCTGCAGAGTTGGGATCCCACTCTGGTCAATCCATGCACATGGTTCCATGTAACTTGTAACCCTGACAACAGCGTGATCAGAGT TGATCTTGGAAATGCACAACTGTCAGGGGCATTGGTTCCCCAGCTTGGGCAGTTGAAAAATCTGCAATATCT GGAGCTTTACAGCAACAACATAAGTGGGACAATACCTAATGAACTGGGAAACTTAACTAACTTGGTCAGTTTGGATCTTTACCTGAACAACTTCACTGGTTTTATTCCGGAAACCTTGGGGCAACTCTACAAGCTGCGTTTCCT TCGTCTTAACAACAACAGTCTTTCTGGTTCAATTCCAAAATCCTTGACCAATATCACCACTCTTCAAGTTCT GGATCTCTCAAATAACAATCTCTCAGGAGAGGTTCCGTCTACTGGCTCCTTTTCACTCTTTACCCCTATAAG TTTTGCTAATAATAAAGATCTTTGTGGCCCGGGTACTACAAAACCCTGCCCTGGAGCTCCACCTTTTTCTCCACCACCTCCTTTCAATCCCCCAACACCTACTGTATCACAAG GTGACTCCAAAACTGGAGCAATTGCTGGAGgtgttgctgcagctgctgcattGCTGTTTGCGGTTCCGGCAATTGGATTtgcatggtggcggcggcgtaaACCTGAAGAACACTTCTTTGATGTCCCTG CTGAGGAGGATCCGGAAGTGCACCTTGGCCAACTTAAGAGATTCTCACTCCGGGAGCTTCAAGTTGCTACTGATAACTTTAGCAATAAGAATATTCTGGGAAGAGGTGGCTTTGGAAAGGTGTACAAGGGTAGATTGGCAGATGGCTCGTTGGTAGCAGTGAAAAGATTAAAAGAAGAACGTACCCCTGGTGGTGAGCTCCAGTTCCAAACAGAAGTTGAAATGATTAGCATGGCGGTGCATAGGAACCTGCTTCGGCTTCGTGGATTTTGCATGACGCCTACAGAACGGTTACTTGTCTATCCCTACATGGCTAACGGGAGTGTCGCATCACGATTGCGAG AGCGGCAGCCAAATGATCCACCACTTGAATGGCAAACAAGAACTCGGATTGCGCTGGGATCTGCCAGAGGATTGTCCTACTTGCACgaccattgtgatcccaagatCATTCATCGTGATGTCAAAGCTGCAAATATTCTGTTGGATGAAGACTTTGAGGCAGTCGTGGGTGACTTTGGACTGGCCAAACTTATGGATTACAAGGACACTCATGTAACCACAGCTGTTCGTGGGACGATCGGACACATTGCTCCTGAGTACCTCTCTACTGGGAAGTCCTCTGAGAAGACTGATGTTTTTGGCTATGGAATCATGCTTCTTGAGCTCATTACAGGACAAAGGGCATTTGATCTTGCTCGTCTTGCAAACGATGACGATGTGATGTTGCTTGATTGG GTGAAAGGGCTCCTGAAAGAGAAGAAGGTGGAGATGCTGGTGGACCCGGACCTCCAGAGCGGCTTCGTGGAGCATGAGGTGGAGTCACTCATCCAGGTGGCTCTGCTCTGCACGCAGGGCTCCCCGATGGACCGGCCCAAGATGTCGGAGGTGGTGAGGATGCTGGAGGGCGACGGCCTCGCGGAGCGGTGGGAGGAGTGGCAGAAGGTGGAGGTGGTCCGGCAGGAGGCGGAGCTGGCCCCCCGCCACAACGACTGGATCGTCGACTCGACCTACAATCTTCGGGCAATGGAGCTGTCCGGCCCGAGGTAA
- the LOC127771468 gene encoding uncharacterized protein LOC127771468 — protein sequence MARPAPLLLLLAAVCLVAAASAGGADAAERKATTVGVYELRKGDFSIRVTNWGAVIMSVVLPDSRGKLDDVVLGYDTIAEYVNSSTYFGALVGRVANRIAKARFVLDGKAYHLYPNDGKNTLHGGHRGFSNVTWTVKEHVGGGDAPYITLYYHSFDGEQGFPGALDVYVTYQLSGPYVLSVHMNATAAGKATPVNLAQHSYWNLGGAGSGDILGNTVQLFASRYTPVDAELIPTGQVAPVAGTPYDLRAPTPVGARVHLVMGGLSKTGATIYGFDTNYAVDGGDDVDAHAHALRRVAVVQDGKSGRSLELWANQPGVQFYTGNFLTADVKGKGGKAYGQYGALCLETQGFPDAVNHPNFPSVIVRPGQVYKHEMMYKFSF from the exons ATGGCTAGACCAGCTccgctgctgcttcttctcGCGGCGGTGTGCCTagtggccgccgcctccgccggcggtgCCGATgcggcggagaggaaggcgacgaCGGTCGGCGTCTATGAGCTCAGGAAGGGAGATTTCTCCATCAGGGTCACCAATTGGGGAGCGGTCATCATGTCCGTCGTGCTTCCTGATTCCAGAG GGAAATTGGACGATGTTGTTCTTGGATATGACACCATTGCTGAATATGTT AATTCTTCTACTTACTTTGGAGCGCTCGTCGGACGGGTAGCCAACAGAATTGCCAAGGCGCGGTTCGTGCTCGATGGAAAAGCTTATCATCTGTATCCAAATgatggcaaaaacacacttcacg GTGGTCACAGGGGTTTCAGCAATGTTACATGGACAGTGAAGGAGCATGTTGGTGGAGGTGACGCACCATACATCACACTGTACTACCATAGCTTTGACGGAGAACAAG GATTCCCAGGCGCCCTGGACGTGTACGTGACGTACCAGCTGTCCGGCCCGTACGTGCTAAGCGTGCACAtgaacgcgacggcggcgggcaagGCGACGCCGGTGAACCTGGCGCAGCACTCGTACTGGAACCTCGGTGGCGCGGGCAGCGGCGACATCTTGGGCAACACGGTGCAGCTGTTCGCGTCGCGGTACACCCCCGTTGACGCCGAGCTCATCCCGACGGGCCAGGTCGCGCCCGTCGCCGGCACGCCCTACGACCTCCGCGCGCCGACGCCCGTGGGCGCGCGCGTCCACCTGGTGATGGGCGGCCTCAGCAAGACGGGCGCCACCATCTACGGCTTCGACACCAACTAcgccgtggacggcggcgacgacgtcgacgcgcacgcgcacgcgctgCGGCGGGTGGCCGTCGTCCAGGACGGCAAGTCCGGGCGGTCGCTGGAGCTGTGGGCGAACCAGCCCGGGGTGCAGTTCTACACCGGCAACTTCCTCACGGCCGACGTGAAGGGGAAGGGCGGGAAGGCGTACGGGCAGTACGGCGCGCTGTGCCTGGAGACGCAGGGGTTCCCCGACGCCGTGAACCACCCCAACTTCCCGTCGGTAATCGTGAGGCCCGGACAGGTGTACAAGCACGAGATGATGTACAAGTTCTCGTTCTAG
- the LOC127772248 gene encoding protein EPIDERMAL PATTERNING FACTOR 2-like, which produces MSMMFSARALAFAFAVVVMSSCVADGVRTIPAGGQGSAGGLHNGGTAPSAAAANGSTTAAYDDSGAGGQTATFQVQQGAQPEEETTTEMGNAAEAATGSRLPDCTHACGPCSPCRRVMVSLRCAEAAESCPVAYRCMCRGRFFRVPTL; this is translated from the exons ATGAGCATGATGTTTAGTGCCAGGGCGCTAGCGTTTGCGTTTGCAGTGGTCGTGATGAGCTCGTGCGTCGCTGATGGCGTCAGGACGATACCAG CAGGTGGGCAAGGTTCAGCCGGTGGCCTACACAACGGCGGCACGGctccatctgctgctgctgcgaacgggagcaccaccgccgcctacgacgacagcggcgccggcggccagaCGGCGACGTTCCAGGTGCAGCAGGGCGCACAGCCGGAGGAAGAGACGACGACGGAGATGGGcaacgcggcggaggcggcgacgggatcGCGGCTGCCGGACTGCACGCACGCGTGCGGGCCGTGCTCCCCGTGCCGGCGCGTGATGGTGAGCCTCCGGTGCGCCGAGGCCGCGGAGTCGTGCCCCGTCGCGTACCGCTGCATGTGCCGCGGCAGGTTCTTCCGCGTGCCCACCCTCTAG
- the LOC127770068 gene encoding uncharacterized protein LOC127770068, giving the protein MGSIQRQDSFDDLINLADDVVVEAPTLSSEEMDRARREALEILRNNSPEEAFRIFTQGLIGQVVQSPVVGNATTPPTTNQAVTVSVPPKAGDGEPKTAPRPPNN; this is encoded by the exons ATGGGTTCAATCCAGAGGCAGGACTCCTTTGATGACTTGATTAACCTCGCCGACGATGTGGTTGTGGAGGCGCCTACTCTCTCCAGCGAGGAGATGGACCGTGCAAGG AGGGAGGCTCTGGAGATACTGAGAAACAACTCCCCTGAAGAGGCTTTCAGGATTTTCACCCAG GGTTTAATAGGGCAGGTGGTTCAGAGCCCTGTGGTGGGCAATGCTACTACTCCTCCTACTACCAATCAGGCCGTGACCGTGAGCGTCCCTCCcaaggccggcgacggcgagcccaAGACCGCACCCCGTCCTCCGAACAACTGA
- the LOC127769808 gene encoding uncharacterized protein LOC127769808, whose translation MKGSDRSKRSHASTRAAQVSVRNQAGPVPPRTNSSEIAAGIRLYLHLYQETIENELHASLSSRPVSCPRRIALLTMAGARLSLAFLCLVVVVVASALAGGAGARKTVGEYVLRKGDFSVKITNWGATMMSVVLPDSKGNLADVVLGLDTIAEYVNDTNYFGPVTGRVGQRIARGRFVLDGKVYHTYINDGRNAIHGGHRGFSKVIWTVKEYVGGGDSPYITLYYRSFDGEQGFPGDLDAYVTYQLSSPYVLALRMNATALNKATPVNFLQHTYWNLGGQGRGDVLGHTLQLSASRYTPLDEELLPSSGVVAPVAGTPYDFRHPTPIGARIRQVMGGRIAGYDINYVIDGEGMRKVAAARDGASGRALELWANQPAMQLYTGNWLNNTKGKGGKVYQQYGGFCLETQGYVDAVNHPEFPSMTVRPGQVYKHDMAFKFSF comes from the exons ATGAAAGGATCAGATCGATCAAAAAGATCACACGCTAGCACGCGCGCAGCGCAGGTGTCTGTCCGTAACCAGGCTGGTCCGGTCCCGCCTCGAACAAACTCGTCCGAGATCGCGGCCGGTATCCGCCTATATCTACATCTATATCAGGAGACCATCGAGAATGAGTTGCATGcatccctctcctctcgtcCTGTGAGTTGCCCAAGACGAATCGCTTTGCTCACAATGGCTGGAGCTCGGTTGTCTCTCGCGTTCCTGTgccttgtggtggtggtggtggcctccgcgctcgccggcggcgccggtgcgaGGAAGACGGTCGGCGAGTACGTGCTCAGGAAGGGGGACTTCTCCGTGAAGATCACCAACTGGGGAGCAACCATGATGTCGGTCGTCCTCCCTGATTCCAAAG GGAATTTGGCTGATGTTGTGCTTGGCCTAGACACCATTGCTGAGTACGTG AACGACACTAATTACTTCGGGCCGGTTACCGGACGGGTCGGGCAGAGGATAGCCAGGGGCCGGTTCGTTCTCGACGGGAAGGTGTATCACACGTACATCAACGACGGCAGGAACGCGATTCACG GTGGACACAGAGGGTTCAGCAAAGTCATATGGACGGTGAAGGAgtacgtcggcggcggcgactcgccGTACATCACCTTGTACTACCGCAGCTTcgacggagagcaag GTTTCCCCGGGGACCTGGACGCGTACGTGACGTACCAGCTGTCGAGCCCGTACGTGCTGGCGCTGCGCATGAACGCGACGGCGCTGAACAAGGCGACGCCGGTGAACTTCCTGCAGCACACGTACTGGAACCTCGGCGGGCAGGGCCGCGGCGACGTGCTGGGGCACACGCTGCAGCTGTCGGCGTCGCGGTACACCCCGCTGGACGAGGAGCTCCTCCCGTCGTCGGGCGTCGTCGCGCCCGTCGCCGGCACGCCCTACGACTTCCGGCACCCCACCCCGATCGGCGCGCGCATCCGGCAGGTGATGGGCGGGCGCATCGCCGGGTACGACATCAACTACGTGATCGACGGCGAGGGCATGCGGAAGGTGGCCGCGGCGCGGGACGGCGCGTCGGGCCGCGCGCTGGAGCTGTGGGCGAACCAGCCGGCCATGCAGCTGTACACCGGCAACTGGCTGAACAACACCAAGGGCAAGGGCGGTAAGGTGTACCAGCAGTACGGCGGGTTCTGCCTGGAGACGCAGGGGTACGTGGACGCCGTGAACCACCCGGAGTTCCCCTCCATGACGGTCAGGCCCGGCCAGGTGTACAAGCACGACATGGCCTTCAAGTTCTCCTTCTAG
- the LOC127770673 gene encoding uncharacterized protein LOC127770673, producing MDNSFVDIPNQPPMNNPFVLMEPSAQSYMVNLGKSTPHMDCLGSAMANYGHGNQNIQCIDSITTRDDGCRLVLGLGPTPNFYSAECQPTGVDKLKEAPSLSGQGLTITDPGTLRLGLQMDVSQTIQPLQAPDGTVHSFTVVDEASASPSVRSIGGYMPSLLFAPRSGSSAVNETHEAETQDSLDLTHSDNDNTQHVQHHLQLSPEPSAMTDTSFGVSSDVVTATTTSEQRNHPRHPKKCRFKGCSKGARGASGLCIAHGGGQRCHKPGCHKGAESSTAYCKAHGGGRRCEELGCTKSAEGKTDYCIAHGGGRRCEHDGCPKAARGKSGRCIKHGGGKRCTVQGCIRSAEGKAGLCISHGGGRRCQFPDCSKGAQGSTLYCKGHGGGKRCIFDGCSKGAEGSTPLCKAHGGGKRCMFEGGGVCPKSVHGGTEYCVAHGGGKRCSVAGCTKSARGRTDCCVKHGGGKRCKVDNCSKSAQGSTDFCKAHGGGKRCTWGTGCEKFARGRSGLCAAHGTLAAKQQERNAANNGAGMIPPGLFSGIVTLAATSSMTNEYSSSGISTASDCDGTVRSQAMMIPPQVLVPRSMMPSSSSEPTVHGGREGGCAVPEGRVHGGGLLSLLGGSFRNADMDKL from the coding sequence ATGGATAACAGCTTTGTGGATATCCCAAATCAACCTCCAATGAATAACCCGTTTGTGTTAATGGAACCCTCAGCTCAGAGCTACATGGTGAACCTTGGCAAAAGCACACCCCACATGGACTGCCTGGGATCTGCAATGGCTAATTATGGCCATGGTAATCAAAATATACAGTGCATTGATAGCATCACAACTAGAGATGATGGTTGCAGGTTAGTCCTTGGGTTGGGTCCAACGCCGAATTTTTACTCTGCAGAGTGTCAGCCCACTGGAGTAGACAAGCTTAAAGAAGCTCCTTCGTTATCTGGACAGGGTTTGACTATCACCGATCCTGGGACATTGAGGCTTGGCCTTCAAATGGATGTTTCTCAAACAATTCAACCTTTGCAAGCACCAGATGGAACAGTTCATTCTTTTACTGTTGTTGATGAAGCCTCAGCATCTCCTTCTGTAAGGAGCATCGGTGGCTACATGCCATCCCTACTCTTTGCTCCACGCTCCGGTTCTTCTGCTGTCAATGAGACCCACGAAGCAGAAACCCAGGATTCACTAGACCTGACGCACAGCGACAATGATAACACTCAGCACGTTCAACATCACCTTCAGCTGAGCCCTGAGCCTTCTGCCATGACAGATACTTCATTTGGTGTGAGCTCCGACGTTGTCACGGCAACAACCACATCAGAACAAAGGAATCATCCCCGGCATCCCAAGAAGTGCAGGTTCAAGGGATGCTCGAAAGGTGCGAGAGGCGCATCAGGGCTGTGTATTGCCCATGGAGGTGGGCAGAGATGCCATAAGCCTGGGTGCCATAAAGGTGCAGAGAGCAGCACTGCCTATTGCAAGGCCCATGGCGGTGGTCGGCGGTGCGAGGAGCTTGGTTGCACCAAGAGTGCTGAAGGGAAGACAGATTATTGTATCGCTCACGGTGGAGGTCGTCGTTGTGAACATGATGGCTGTCCTAAAGCTGCACGGGGTAAGTCTGGGCGGTGCATCAAGCACGGTGGTGGTAAGAGATGCACGGTGCAAGGTTGCATCCGGAGTGCTGAGGGTAAGGCCGGGCTCTGCATTTCTCATGGTGGTGGCCGCCGGTGCCAGTTCCCGGACTGCAGTAAGGGGGCTCAAGGCAGCACATTGTACTGCAAAGGGCATGGCGGTGGCAAGCGGTGTATCTTTGACGGCTGCAGCAAAGGTGCTGAGGGGAGCACGCCTCTGTGCAAAGCACACGGTGGCGGGAAGCGATGCATgttcgaaggtggcggcgtcTGCCCAAAGAGCGTCCATGGTGGCACTGAGTACTGCGTGGCGCACGGAGGAGGGAAGCGCTGTTCGGTGGCTGGCTGCACCAAGAGTGCCCGTGGCCGCACGGACTGTTGCGTGAAGCACGGTGGTGGCAAGAGGTGCAAGGTCGACAACTGCAGCAAGAGCGCCCAGGGGAGCACGGACTTCTGCAAagcccacggcggcggcaagcggtgCACTTGGGGAACGGGCTGCGAGAAGTTCGCCCGCGGCAGGAGCGGCCTGTGCGCCGCGCATGGGACCTTGGCGGCCAAGCAGCAAGAGCGCAACGCGGCGAACAACGGCGCGGGCATGATCCCGCCAGGCCTTTTCAGCGGCATAGTGACCCTCGCTGCCACGAGCAGCATGACGAACGAGTACTCGTCGTCGGGCATCAGCACCGCGTCGGACTGCGACGGCACGGTGAGGAGCCAGGCGATGATGATACCTCCCCAGGTGCTGGTGCCTCGCTCTATGATGCCCTCATCGTCGTCCGAACCTACCGTGCATGGGGGCAGAGAGGGAGGCTGTGCCGTTCCGGAGGGAAGGGTGCACGGTGGCGGCCTCTTGTCACTCCTCGGTGGCAGCTTCAGGAACGCCGACATGGATAAGCTCTGA
- the LOC127771470 gene encoding uncharacterized protein LOC127771470: protein MPPPLPLRSPPHRARLAHIAFLLEAAKREGGGRTEAAAAAVAVKAHGAWWRWWRLPPLARQGRRAEVWAALGGGQGSARRLDLALRPHGGGTWRRERLPTARRRTAGAGRRRWHSRSGARSKDIPGCTKFIKTGLRNEELLEKMFEDIRNTGANHWSLGQGTIPTAMDVFRDYLAGRIAG, encoded by the exons ATGCCACCGCCCCTACCCCTTCGTTCCCCACCGCACCGAGCCAGACTAGCGCACATCGCGTTTCTCCTCGAGGCCGcgaagagagaagggggagggaggactgaggcggcggcggcggcggtagcagtGAAGGCACACGGCgcatggtggcggtggtggcggctgccTCCTCTCGCGCGGCAAGGGCGACGGGCGGAGGTCTGGGCGGCGCTGGGCGGAGGTCAGGGCAGCGCACGGCGGTTGGATTTGGCGCTGAGACCTCATGGCGGCGGCActtggcggcgggagcggctcCCCACAGCGAGGAGGCGCACGGCAGGAGCTGGGCGACGCCGGTGGCATAGCAGATCTGGTGCAAGGAGCAAg GACATACCAGGCTGCACCAAATTTATTAAGACTGGCTTGCGAAATGAAGAGCTACTTGAGAAGATGTTTGAAGATATCCGCAATACCGGTGCTAACCATTGGTCTTTAGGGCAAGGCACCATACCAACAGCCATGGATGTATTTCGTGATTACCTAGCCGGTCGTATTGCAGGTTGA